TGACCTTCGGGTCCTTCGCGAGTTCGCGACCCGCGCCCTCGTAGGCGTTGCGGCCCTGGTCGAGGACGTAGGCGCGGTCGCAGATCTGCAGGCAGCGGCGGGCGTTCTGCTCCACCATGATGATGGTCACGCCGGTCTTGTTGATCTCCCGCGTGCGGATGAACGTCTCGTCCTGCCGAACGGGCGACAGGCCCGCGCTGGGCTCGTCCAACAGCAGCACCTTCGGCTTCATCATGAGGGCGCGGGCCATGGCGACCGACTGGCGCTCGCCGCCGGAGAGCGATCCGGCGCGCTGCTTGCGACGCTCGCCCAGCACGGGAAAGAGCTCCCAGATCTCGGCGACGCGGCTCTGGAACTCCTTGGGTCGCAAGAACATGCCCATCTGCATGTTCTCCTCGATCGTCAGGGAGGGAAAGACGTTGTTCGTCTGGGGAACGAAGCCGATCCCTGCCTGCACGAGCTGGTTGGCCTTCTGGTTGGTGATGTCCTCGCCCTCCAGCGTGACGGCGCCGGAGCGGACGTTCACGAGTCCGAAGAGAGCCTTCAGCAGCGTCGACTTGCCGGCGCCGTTGGGACCGATGATCCCGACGAGCTCACCGGGAAACGCCTCCAGCGTGCAGTCGTTGAGGATGTTGACGCCCGGCAGGTACCCGGCGACGAGGCTGTCGGCTTTGACGACGGGCGTCGCCGTCGGCGCCTCGGGCGCCGCAGCGGCGGATGGCATGCTCATTTGTGGTCGTCCTCCTGCTCGGCCTCGGCTTCGACCTCGGCCTCGATCTGGGTGATGAGGCCGGTGTTCACGGCGGCATCGTCGCCGAGATCGGTGTCGTGGTACGCGCCCAGGTAGGCGTCGATCACGGCCGGGTTCTTCATGACGCGCTCCGGATCGCCCTCGGCGACCACCTCGCCCTGGGCCATGACGACCACCCAGTCGGAGATGTGGCGCACCATGTGCATGTCGTGCTCGACGAACAGCACGGTCGTGCCGTCGTTGCGCAGCGCCTGGATGTGCTCGAGCAGGCTCTGCGTCAGCGCGGGGTTGACGCCGGCCATGGGCTCGTCGAGCATGATCATCTTCGGATCGCTCATGAGGGCCCGAGCCATCTCGAGGAGCTTCTTCTGCCCGCCGGAGAGGCTTCCGGCCATGTCGTCGCGCTTGGTGTCGAGCTTGAAGCGCTGCAGCAGCTCCTCGGCTTTGGCGATGTTCGCCTTCTCGGCGTCGCCCCACAGTGGCTTGATGAGGCCGACCGCCAGGTTCTCGCCGGGGTTGTCCTTCGCGCCGATCAGCATGTTGTCCAGCACCGTCATGCGCGACAGCGCCTTCGTCAGCTGGAACGTGCGCACCATGCCGGCGCGGGCCACCTTGGATGCCGCGGTGTTGCCGAGCGTGCGCCCGTCGAACGACCACTTGGCAGCCTCGGCCGGTGAAGGCCCCCCGAAGAGCTTCTTCGCCGACGACGGCTTGTCGAAGCCGGTGATGAGGTTGAAGAACGTGGTCTTGCCGGCGCCGTTCGGGCCGATCAGCGCCGTGATCGCGCCGCGCTGCACCTCGAGGTGATCGACGTCGACGGCCGTCATCCCGCCGAAGCGTCGAACGATGTTGTC
The DNA window shown above is from Microbacterium laevaniformans and carries:
- a CDS encoding ABC transporter ATP-binding protein codes for the protein MPDQTADRAVPVSQEPGAITQAIRSTLLNVAETPGSAKPDPILVVDNIVRRFGGMTAVDVDHLEVQRGAITALIGPNGAGKTTFFNLITGFDKPSSAKKLFGGPSPAEAAKWSFDGRTLGNTAASKVARAGMVRTFQLTKALSRMTVLDNMLIGAKDNPGENLAVGLIKPLWGDAEKANIAKAEELLQRFKLDTKRDDMAGSLSGGQKKLLEMARALMSDPKMIMLDEPMAGVNPALTQSLLEHIQALRNDGTTVLFVEHDMHMVRHISDWVVVMAQGEVVAEGDPERVMKNPAVIDAYLGAYHDTDLGDDAAVNTGLITQIEAEVEAEAEQEDDHK
- a CDS encoding ABC transporter ATP-binding protein, with protein sequence MSMPSAAAAPEAPTATPVVKADSLVAGYLPGVNILNDCTLEAFPGELVGIIGPNGAGKSTLLKALFGLVNVRSGAVTLEGEDITNQKANQLVQAGIGFVPQTNNVFPSLTIEENMQMGMFLRPKEFQSRVAEIWELFPVLGERRKQRAGSLSGGERQSVAMARALMMKPKVLLLDEPSAGLSPVRQDETFIRTREINKTGVTIIMVEQNARRCLQICDRAYVLDQGRNAYEGAGRELAKDPKVIELYLGTLAADVEASHSD